The genomic window GCTGGTTTCTGGCTGGGCGGTCGGCGACGCCGACGCCGGCGCGCTGATCGGCCAGGCCATCCTGGGCACCGTGGGCGTGTTCGTCGGCATGCTGGTCGTCTACAAGACCGGCGCCATCCGGGTCACGCCGAAGTTCACCCGCTTCATCACCGCCGCCATCATCGGCGTCGCCGTCCTGGCGCTGGGCAACCTGCTGCTGGCCATCTTCACCGACGCGAACCCGCTGCGTGGCGGCGGCACCCTGGCGATCATCTTCTCGCTGGTTTGCATCGTGCTGGCGGCACTGAGCTTCCTGCAGGACTTCGACGAGGCCGACAAGATGATCCGCGCCGGCGCCCCCTCCACGATGGCCTGGGGCATCGCCCTCGGCCTGACCGTCACCCTCGTGTGGCTCTACACCGAGATCCTGCGTCTGCTGAGCTACTTCCAGCGCGACTAGGCTCTCCCGTCTCCTCGTAGACCACAAAGAACTCGGGCCCTTCCCCGCCGGTCATCGGTGGGAAGAAGGGCCCGAGTTCTTTAAGCTGGGATGCTACTGGACGACCTCAGCGCCGTCGACGGTGATCGTGGTGAACACCATGCCCTCGTCGGTCTCCTCCGCGGAAGACAGGACGACCTCGGAGACTGCCCCGGTGGTCTGGTTGGTGCCGGTGCCGGTCGCCTCGTCCTCGTCCCACGCAGACCAGGTGATGGCGGTGACGGCGTTGGCAGGGTTGGCGCAGTCCAGGGTCACCTGCTCCGGCTCCTGCTCCGGGACGCTGACGCAGTCGATGAAGGAGACCTCCGAAACGGCTGCGGCGGCCGTAGTCTCGGTCTCTGCGGTAGTGGTTTCCGTGCCGGTGGTCTCAGCGGCGGAGTCCACGCCCACGGTGTCGGCGTCCTGCTCGAGGGCGGTGTCGACCTTCTCCGTGGACGGGTTCTCGAGCTGGGGCGAGCACGCCGCCAGCGCGAAACCGGCCAGGGAAGCCGCGGCGACGGCGGCGAGGGAACGGGAGTAACGGGAAATCTGAGACAACGCAGTCAGTCCTTTGGGTAGTCAGTGCTGGAATCGTGCTCCGCAGCTACTTCGCGCGCGGAGTAGCCGCCTTGGCCGAGTCGTACGGAGCGGCGTCCACGAGGGTCACCGAGATGGTGGCCCCGCTCGGGGCGGTGTACTCGCGGGTTTCGCCCGCGTGGGCGCCGAGCACGGCGGCGCCCAGCGGCGACTGCTCCGAGTAGGTTTCCAGATCTTCGTTGTCGATCGACGCCGCGCGGGTGCCGATCAGGAAGGTTTCCTTGTCGTTCTCGTCGCCGTTGTAGTAGACGTGCACCACGGAGCCGACGACGGCGACGCCCTCGACGACGGCGGTGCGTTCGGTGGTGGAGTTGGCCAGGACCTCGGAGATCTGCTTGATCCGGGCCTCTTCCTGATCCTGCTGCTCGCGGGCGGCGTCGTAGCCCGCGTTCTCCTTGAGGTCGCCCTCTTCGCGGCGCTCATTGATCTCGGCGGCGACGGCGGGGCGGTTATCGATCAGTTCCTGCAGCTCAGCCTCGAGCTTCGCCTTCATTTCCGGGGTGATGTACTGCTTCTGGGGTTCAGCCATGAATTAACGCAACCTTCTTTAAAGTCAAGACCACTCGGCGGCCGGCAGCCGGGACAACACGGCCCCACCGCACCGCCGACGATGTCGGATCACTGTCGTCAGCTCCCAGCCGATTGAAACGCGGGTGAAAATCACCCGACGGCCAGCGGAGGTATTCTCCGGCGAATTTTAGCATAACGACGAGTCGCTGACCGTCACCGCCCAACCGGGCGGGGGCAGGGGTCACCGGGCGAGGTAGGTGGGGTCCTCCACGTCCATGTATGCCGGAATAGCCGTCGAGCAACCGTATACGCCACCGGAAACGGGGTAGTCTCGGGTCGGGAGATCGACTTCGACGCGGGTCTGCTCTTCGCCCCCGGCGGGAAGGATCACCTCGCGGCGCCCGACTTCCGCCATCGCGTAGTTCAAGGCGGTGACGATGCAGTAAGAAGGTTCGGAGGGGTCGTCGCGGGAGATGTCCACCCACAGGCGCATCGTGTCGTCGTCCTGACGTTCGTAGGTCACCAGGGAGGCGGAGACGGGCACGGACCCCCGTTGTTGGATCGTGCGGGCCACGAAGCCGACGACCACGACTAAGGCGATGACGAGGATGACCGCGAGGATCTTTCCGCCGATGCCGGAAGGCTTGGAATCGTCGTCCTTTTTCCCGTAGCGCTGTACAGGGCGGGCGGAATGGGGGGAGGACATCGGCAACCTCAGAAGTCTTCGCAATATTAGGGGACGGGCGTGGGTCCGCCGGCGGGCAAGACGGATCAGCACTAACGGGACATCTTAACCCGTCACTCACCGAAACGATATTGCCAGGACGGCCGGTATGTTCATTAAGATGGAATGGGACTATTGTTGACCATGACTGTTTGCCGCCGCTCGGCGCAGCACCGAGGGGAGAGGTTCCCTCCGTGTGTCTCGGCGGCGGACGCAATGAATCTGAGTGAGGATGACAAGAATTTGAGCGGCTACCGGCTTTTGGCCATTCACGCACACCCTGACGACGAATCTTCGAAGGGCGCCGCGACCATGGCGAAATACGTGGCCGAGGGGAATGAAGCGCTCGTGCTGACCTGCACGGGCGGCGAGCGCGGCGACATTTTGAACCCCGCCATGGACAAGCCGGGCGTGGTGGAGAACATGATTGCGCTGCGCCGTGAAGAAATGGCCACGGCCGCCGCCGCGCTCGGGGTGGATCACCGGTGGCTGGGCTACATCGATTCCGGCTTGCCGCAGGGCGACCCGCTGCCGCCGCTGCCGGAAGGCTGCTTCGCGCTCGTCGACGGCCTCGAGGTTGCGAAAGAGCTGGTCAAGATCATTCGTGAGATGCGTCCGCACGCCATCATCACCTATGACGAAAACGGCGGTTACCCGCATCCGGACCACCTGAAGGTCCACGAAGCGTCGATGATCGCGTGGGACCGCGCCGGCGACCCGGATTTCGCGCCCGAGCTCGGTGAGCCCTGGACCCCGTTGAAGCTCTACTACACGCACGGTTTCGTCTACCAGCGCATGAAGCTCTTCCACGATGACCTCGTCGCCGCCGGCAAGACCAGCCCGTACGCGCCGATGATGGCGCGCTGGGAGGCGAACAAGGCCGACATCATGGCGCGCGTGACCACCCAGGTCGAGTGCTCCGAGTTCTTCCCCCACCGCGACGCCGCCCTGCGTGCGCACGCCACCCAGATTGACCCGGCCGGCGCGTTCCTGGCCACCTCCGCAGAGGTGCAGGCGAAGCTGTGGCCGACCGAGGAGTTCGAGCTCGCCCGCACCCGGGTGTCCTCCGAACTGCCGGAAGACGACCTTTTCGCCGGCATCGGCGACCCGGCCGAGGCGGACCAGAACAACGCCGCCGTGTTCTCCAAGAACTAGCCACAACCACATACCAGCCAGCGAGGAAGCACTCCTATCATGACCATTCTCAGTTCGGCCGCAGCCACCGTCACGGCGGCGTCCGCCCACCTCAACGCCGCCGCCACCGCGGTTGTGGCGCAGGGGCCGACCGACGGGCCGGTGGGACCGGAATTCGGCAAGGCCGCGCCCATCGGCCTGCTCGTGCTCGTGCTGCTGCTCGTCGCGGTGCTGTCGCTGGGCTGGGCCTTCTACCGCCGCCACCGCACCTTCCGCCGCCGCCAGCTCTTCGCTGAGGCGCACGGCCTCGACGTCTTTGACGCCGAGGCCGTGGATGAGGCGATGCGCGAGGCGGGGGTGTGGGACCGCCGCCAGAAGCGCTTTGTGTAAACACGTGTTATAGTTCTGCACATGTTCGCTCCGCGATTTTATTTTGGTGAGGCTCCGGGACACAGATTCCCCCGCCTCGCCGTTTCGCGTGCCTGACGCGACAACGACGAACATCCCGGAGCCCAGCAGCACCTGACCACTCATCTGGTCCAGGGGCTGCTTTTTTATTTCCGGTTTCACTTCCACACCCCAGCAGCACCTATCCGAACACTTCCCAGAAAGGCAGAGACACCATGAGTCCGCAGGTTTCCCTCAACGATGCAGCGTCCACCACCAATAAGCGCGTCCGCGCTTTCCACGACCTGCCCAGCCCGGCCGAGGTCCAGGCCAAGATGCCGCTGACCCCGGAGCAGGCGACCAAGGTGGAAAGCGATCGTCAGGAGATCGCCGACATCTTCGCCGGCGAGGACGACCGCCTCGTGGTCGTCGTCGGGCCGTGCTCCATCCACGACCCAGCGGCCGCCCTGGACTACGCCAACCGTTTGGCGCCGCTGGCGCGACGCCTGAACGAAGACCTGAAGGTGGTCATGCGCGTCTACTTCGAAAAGCCGCGCACCACCGTCGGCTGGAAGGGCCTGATCAACGACCCCCACCTCAACGAGACCTACGACATCAACCATGGCCTGGAACTGGCGCGTAAGGTGCTCACCGACGTGGTCAATTTGGATCTTCCGACCGCCGTGGAGTTCCTGGAGCCGAACTCCCCGCAGTACTACGCGGACGCCGTGGCGTGGGGCGCGATCGGCGCCCGCACCACCGAGTCGCAGGTTCACCGTCAGCTGGCCTCGGGCATGTCCATGCCGATCGGTTTCAAGAACGGCACCGACGGTTCCGTGCAGGTCGCCGTGGACGCCGTCGCCGCCGCCTCCCAGCCACATTTCTTCTTTGGCGTCAGCGACGAGGGCGCCCCAGCCGTCGTAGAAACCGCCGGCAACGAACACTGCCACATCATCCTGCGCGGCGGCACCGGCGGACCGAACCATGACGCCGGCTCCGTGTCCCGGGCGACGGGTCGCATCGGGGAGGGCAGGGGCCTGATGATCGACGCCTCCCACGCCAACTCCGGCAAGGACCACGTGCGGCAGGCGGAGGTGGCCCGCGACGTCGCCGCCCAGATCGCCGACGGCAACGCCCAGATCGCCGGCGTCATGCTGGAGTCTTTCCTGGTGGCGGGCGCGCAGAAGCTCGACCCGGAGAAGCTGGTGGTCAACGGCGGTGAGGGGCTGGTCTACGGGCAGTCGGTGACCGACGCCTGCATGGACCTGGACACCACGGTGGACCTGCTGGCGGAATTGGCGGCGGCGGTGCGCGAACGCCGGCAGTCGCGCGTCTAGACTCGGGGGCGTGAAACTCCTGTCCCGATTGCTGTACCCGATGTACGAAGCCCGCCTCCGCCGCGAGCTCAAAGGGGTGGCCCAGCCGAAGCACATCGCGGTCATCGTCGACGGCAATCGGCGATGGGCGCGGGAAGCCGGCTTCGTGGACGTCAGCCACGGCCACCGCGTCGGGGCGAAAAAGGTCGGCGAGCTCGTCGGCTGGTGCGGAGACACCGACGTCGAGGTGGTCACCGTGTACCTGCTGTCGACGGAGAACCTGTCGCGCTCCTCGGAGGAGATCGACACCCTCTACGAGATCATCGCAGGCGTGGTCACCGAGCTCGCGGAAGAAACCGACTGCCAGGTGCGCCTGGTCGGGCACCTCGGCCTGTTGCCGGAGAAGGTCGCCGAGCGCATGTGCGAGGCGGCGGATTCCACCGCCGACCGGGACGGGATCGTGGTCAACGTGGCGGTCGGTTACGGCGGCCGGCAGGAGATCGTCGACGCGGTGCGCGGCCTCATCGCAGACGAAGCGGCCGCGGGGGTGGCCGCGCAGGATATGGCGGACCGGGTCACCGTCGATTCCGTGTCCACCCACCTGTACACGAAGGGGCAGCCGGACCCGGACCTGGTCATCCGCACCTCGGGAGAGCAGCGGCTGTCGGGTTTCTTGCTCTGGCAGGCGGCGTATTCGGAAATCTGGTTCACCGACACGCATTGGCCGGCGTTCCGGAAGATCGATTTTCTGCGTGCGCTGCGCGATTACTCGCAACGCACCCGGCGCTTCGGCAGATAGATCGGCGTTCGGCGGGCCGGGTAGGCTTGAATCCCATAATCCATGAGATCGTGAAGTCCGCATCGATGAGATAAGGGGAGTCCCGCCATGAGCGATCGACACGAGAGGCCGGGGGAGGAGCGGCCACCGGCGCCTGCGTTCGACGACGCCACGGTCATCCTCCGTCGCAATTATCAGGTCTGGCCGCCGGTGTCGCGGTTGAGTTCGCCGCTGCGTAAGGCCGCGACCGGTGAGCGCTCCATTCACCCCGCGCTGGTGCCGGGCATCTCGGTGGAGGACACCGACAAGAAATTCCCGACCAACACCGTCGTCTTCGCCGTAGCGCTGCTCGTCAGCCTGGCTGTGGTGGCATGGGCGTTCATCGCGCCGGACAACATCAACGACGTCGGGACCTCGATGCAGGCTTGGGTGGTGCAGAACCTCGGGTGGATGTTCACCGCCGTCGTGCTCGGGGTGACCGTGTTCATGCTGGTGGTCGGGTACGCACCGTCGGGCCGCATCCGGTTGGGGGCGGACGACAGCGAACCGGAGTTCTCCACGTTGTCGTGGATCTCGATGTTGTTCGCCGCCGGGCTGGGCATCGGGCTGATCTTCTACGGTCCGATGGAGCCGCTGATTCACTTCCAGTCCGTGCCGCCCGCCTTCGACGGCGACGGCATCGCCGACGCCAGCATGGACGCCGCGGGGCCGGCGATTGCGCAGGCGCTCCTGCACCAGGCGTCGTTCCCGTGGGTCATCTACGCCTTCGTCGGCGGGGCCATCGCCTACGCCGCTTACCGGCGCGGCCGCCTGCCGTTGATTTCCTCGGTCTTCGAGCCGGTGTTCCCGAATTCCCCCAACCACCCGGTGGGCAAGGTCATCGACATTTTCGCCGTGCTGGTCACCTTGTTCGGCACCGCCACCTCGCTGGGCATCGGCGCCCTGCAGATTCAGGCCGGCGCCTCGATCATCACCGGTCAGGATCTGTCGGGCAACGGCGTCATCGTCGTGATCATTTCGATCCTGACCGCGCTCTTCGTGTGGTCGGCGGTCGCCGGCGTCAAGACCGGCATCCGCATCATGAGCAACATGAACATGGGGCTCGTCGTTTTCCTGGCGTTGTTCGTCCTGGTGACGGGGCCGACGGTTTTTCTGCTCGACCTGGTCCCGAACTCGGTGCTGACTTTCTTCGGTTCCATTCCGGACTTCTTCTCTGTGGCCGCCAGCCAGGGTGAAGTGGAGGCTGAGTTCGTGACCGCCTGGACGATCCTGTTCTGGGCCTGGTGGATCTCCTGGTCGCCGTTCGTGGGCGTGTTCTTCGCCAAGATCTCGAAGGGCCGCACGTTGCGCGAGTTCGTCACCGTGACCGTGTTCGCCCCGGCGGCGATCTCCGTCGGGTGGTACGTCGTCTTCGGCGGCACCGCCATCTGGCAGGTTCTCGAAGGGTTCGGCCTGCCGATCCAGGGCGCGGGCGAAAACGTCATGTTCGACCTGCTCGGCAACCTGCCGTGGTCGGTCGTCATGCAGGTGGTCGCCCTGCTCGCGGTGATCATCTTCTTCATCACCGCCGGCGACTCCGCAACCAACGTCATGGGGTCGATGTCCCAGAACGGCCGCCCCGTCCCGGCCAACTGGGCGACCGTCACCTGGGGCGTGGCCCTCGGCCTGATCGCCCTGGCGCTGCTGCTGGCGGGCGGACAGAACGCCCTGTCGGGCCTGCAGTCGATCATGGTCAGCATGTCCGTGCCCTTCGCGATCATCATCATCGGCATGGCGATCGTCTGGGCGCGGGACCTCATCACCGACCCGTTGATCATCCGCCGCCGCTACGGGTGGCAGGCTCTGCGTAAGGGCGTCGCCCGCGGCATCGACGAGCACGGCGACGACTTCGTCTTCGGCGCCTCAAAGGTGTCCGCGGAGGAAGGCGCCGGCGCGGAGTTCGACTCCGAGGACGAGTCGCTGACCGACTGGTACACCTCCCATAAGGCGGATAAAGACAAGGTCGACGACGGCGAC from Corynebacterium maris DSM 45190 includes these protein-coding regions:
- a CDS encoding Bax inhibitor-1/YccA family protein, whose translation is MNSNNPVLTRIVDDGHSRQGYQDPYAGYGRGGAPTQTTDRPMTVDDVVTKTGITLGVLVAFALVTFGVSTVNMGLAMLLTIGGGIAAFITVLVSVFTRKYGSRTVTLLYAALQGLFLGGFSLLVSGWAVGDADAGALIGQAILGTVGVFVGMLVVYKTGAIRVTPKFTRFITAAIIGVAVLALGNLLLAIFTDANPLRGGGTLAIIFSLVCIVLAALSFLQDFDEADKMIRAGAPSTMAWGIALGLTVTLVWLYTEILRLLSYFQRD
- the greA gene encoding transcription elongation factor GreA encodes the protein MAEPQKQYITPEMKAKLEAELQELIDNRPAVAAEINERREEGDLKENAGYDAAREQQDQEEARIKQISEVLANSTTERTAVVEGVAVVGSVVHVYYNGDENDKETFLIGTRAASIDNEDLETYSEQSPLGAAVLGAHAGETREYTAPSGATISVTLVDAAPYDSAKAATPRAK
- a CDS encoding DUF4307 domain-containing protein, encoding MSSPHSARPVQRYGKKDDDSKPSGIGGKILAVILVIALVVVVGFVARTIQQRGSVPVSASLVTYERQDDDTMRLWVDISRDDPSEPSYCIVTALNYAMAEVGRREVILPAGGEEQTRVEVDLPTRDYPVSGGVYGCSTAIPAYMDVEDPTYLAR
- the mca gene encoding mycothiol conjugate amidase Mca, coding for MSGYRLLAIHAHPDDESSKGAATMAKYVAEGNEALVLTCTGGERGDILNPAMDKPGVVENMIALRREEMATAAAALGVDHRWLGYIDSGLPQGDPLPPLPEGCFALVDGLEVAKELVKIIREMRPHAIITYDENGGYPHPDHLKVHEASMIAWDRAGDPDFAPELGEPWTPLKLYYTHGFVYQRMKLFHDDLVAAGKTSPYAPMMARWEANKADIMARVTTQVECSEFFPHRDAALRAHATQIDPAGAFLATSAEVQAKLWPTEEFELARTRVSSELPEDDLFAGIGDPAEADQNNAAVFSKN
- a CDS encoding 3-deoxy-7-phosphoheptulonate synthase, whose amino-acid sequence is MSPQVSLNDAASTTNKRVRAFHDLPSPAEVQAKMPLTPEQATKVESDRQEIADIFAGEDDRLVVVVGPCSIHDPAAALDYANRLAPLARRLNEDLKVVMRVYFEKPRTTVGWKGLINDPHLNETYDINHGLELARKVLTDVVNLDLPTAVEFLEPNSPQYYADAVAWGAIGARTTESQVHRQLASGMSMPIGFKNGTDGSVQVAVDAVAAASQPHFFFGVSDEGAPAVVETAGNEHCHIILRGGTGGPNHDAGSVSRATGRIGEGRGLMIDASHANSGKDHVRQAEVARDVAAQIADGNAQIAGVMLESFLVAGAQKLDPEKLVVNGGEGLVYGQSVTDACMDLDTTVDLLAELAAAVRERRQSRV
- a CDS encoding isoprenyl transferase, which produces MKLLSRLLYPMYEARLRRELKGVAQPKHIAVIVDGNRRWAREAGFVDVSHGHRVGAKKVGELVGWCGDTDVEVVTVYLLSTENLSRSSEEIDTLYEIIAGVVTELAEETDCQVRLVGHLGLLPEKVAERMCEAADSTADRDGIVVNVAVGYGGRQEIVDAVRGLIADEAAAGVAAQDMADRVTVDSVSTHLYTKGQPDPDLVIRTSGEQRLSGFLLWQAAYSEIWFTDTHWPAFRKIDFLRALRDYSQRTRRFGR
- a CDS encoding BCCT family transporter gives rise to the protein MSDRHERPGEERPPAPAFDDATVILRRNYQVWPPVSRLSSPLRKAATGERSIHPALVPGISVEDTDKKFPTNTVVFAVALLVSLAVVAWAFIAPDNINDVGTSMQAWVVQNLGWMFTAVVLGVTVFMLVVGYAPSGRIRLGADDSEPEFSTLSWISMLFAAGLGIGLIFYGPMEPLIHFQSVPPAFDGDGIADASMDAAGPAIAQALLHQASFPWVIYAFVGGAIAYAAYRRGRLPLISSVFEPVFPNSPNHPVGKVIDIFAVLVTLFGTATSLGIGALQIQAGASIITGQDLSGNGVIVVIISILTALFVWSAVAGVKTGIRIMSNMNMGLVVFLALFVLVTGPTVFLLDLVPNSVLTFFGSIPDFFSVAASQGEVEAEFVTAWTILFWAWWISWSPFVGVFFAKISKGRTLREFVTVTVFAPAAISVGWYVVFGGTAIWQVLEGFGLPIQGAGENVMFDLLGNLPWSVVMQVVALLAVIIFFITAGDSATNVMGSMSQNGRPVPANWATVTWGVALGLIALALLLAGGQNALSGLQSIMVSMSVPFAIIIIGMAIVWARDLITDPLIIRRRYGWQALRKGVARGIDEHGDDFVFGASKVSAEEGAGAEFDSEDESLTDWYTSHKADKDKVDDGDDGEEAPTERP